In Panicum virgatum strain AP13 chromosome 4N, P.virgatum_v5, whole genome shotgun sequence, a single window of DNA contains:
- the LOC120670545 gene encoding serine/threonine-protein kinase Nek8-like isoform X1 yields the protein MDGDSSRCGKLESILQDGSLEPHHLPLGYLRNITNNFSEERVLGEGGFGTVYKGVLPNGKTIAVKKFNSSSPGVKDRHFENEASHLTRLKHPNIVLLVGWCSETENIYVQYNGKYICAEKSERLLCLEYMPKGNLRGYLSDEASGLGWDTRYKIIEGICCGLHYLHEEWQHSTPIIHMDLKPANILLDDNMVPKIADFGLSRLFSDEKTWTCTINRDGTLGYMAPEYINKGLITTKSDVFSLGVIIIEIVTGHRNYPDENCPDQTPQVIKKWRNRLQKTTSDEELYYYQQIRRCIQIGLVCVDLDGSKRPTTSQIIKMLHVESADLSGRKRQVYPCHMHVGDSGRGVRGEEAGPGPEGEMGGAERAQDGERRGLKCCAPPLYGNGGGSASGGGAQTPAAVVQHGGVVAMVGWTRSAGAHAEEASPAGAASVSHITSRRTGVTVGCTCSAWAHVAEVWTRWTGVGRTRAGQAAARAVDAPMRDADARSRAAGQAAARAADARVLAAGAADARGRAADERARATTRAAEERARSAAERTRIADERARTTMRAAVERARAAAERTLIADERARATMRMVEERTCAAERMADERAHAADERARAMEERSARAEARSARAAVAAGWTRSAGVGTAESWLADHRYPSSRSNCMQ from the exons atgGACGGTGACTCTAGCAGATGTGGCAAGCTGGAGAGCATATTACAAGATGGAAGTTTAG AACCACACCATCTACCACTAGGATATTTGAGAAACATCACAAACAACTTCTCCGAGGAGCGGGTACTTGGTGAAGGTGGTTTCGGCACGGTATATAAG GGAGTGCTACCAAATGGGAAAACGATTGCTGTGAAAAAATTCAATTCGTCATCTCCAGGAGTTAAGGATAGGCATTTTGAGAATGAAGCCTCTCATCTTACGAGGCTTAAACACCCAAATATAGTGTTACTTGTAGGCTGGTGTTCTGAAACAGAGAATATATATGTACAGTACAATGGGAAATACATCTGCGCCGAGAAGTCAGAAAGGTTGCTTTGCTTGGAGTACATGCCTAAAGGAAACCTTCGTGGGTATCTTTCAG ATGAAGCGTCCGGACTTGGTTGGGACACACGCTACAAAATAATCGAGGGCATTTGTTGTGGTTTACATTATCTACACGAGGAATGGCAACATAGTACCCCTATTATTCACATGGATCTAAAACCTGCAAACATATTGCTTGATGACAATATGGTGCCTAAAATTGCGGACTTCGGCTTGTCCAGACTCTTCAGTGATGAGAAAACTTGGACTTGCACCATAAATCGTGATGGAACATT AGGTTACATGGCGCCGGAATACATAAACAAAGGTCTAATCACAACAAAGTCAGACGTATTCAGTTTGGGTGTTATAATCATAGAGATAGTGACCGGACACAGGAACTATCCAGACGAGAACTGTCCAGACCAGACTCCCCAG gTAATAAAGAAATGGAGAAATAGGCTGCAAAAGACAACGAGTGATGAAGAACTTTATTATTACCAGCAAATAAGAAGATGCATTCAGATAGGTCTGGTCTGTGTGGACCTTGATGGATCCAAAAGACCAACAACAAGCCAAATTATCAAGATGCTTCACGTAGAAAGTGCAGATTTAAGCGGGAGAAAAAGG CAAGTATACCCGTGCCATATGCATGTGGGCGATTCTGGGCGTGGAGTGCGGGGAGAAGAAGCGGGACCAGGACCCGAGGGGGAGATGGGAGGTGCAGAGCGCGCGCAAGATGGCGAGAGGCGAGGCCTGAAATGCTGTGCCCCACCACTCTACGGTAATGGAGGAGGAAGCGCAAGCGGGGGCGGAGCGCAGACGCCAGCTGCTGTGGTGCAGCACGGTGGCGTGGTAGCGATGGTGGGGTGGACGCGCTCGGCCGGGGCACACGCGGAGGAGGCGTCGCCGGCGGGTGCCGCCTCGGTGAGCCACATCACTTCCCGCAGGACAGGGGTGACGGTGGGGTGCACGTGCTCGGCCTGGGCGCACGTGGCGGAGGTGTGGACGCGCTGGACTGGGGTGGGGAGGACGCGCGCGGGGCAGGCGGCAGCGCGAGCGGTGGATGCACCGATGCGTGATGCGGATGCACGGTCACGCGCGGCGGGGCAAGCGGCAGCGCGCGCGGCGGATGCACGGGTGCTTGCTGCGGGCGCGGCGGATGCACGGGGGCGCGCGGCGGATGAGCGGGCACGTGCCAcgacgcgcgcggcggaggagcgggcTCGCTCGGCGGCTGAGCGGACCCGCATAGCGGATGAGCGGGCACGCACCACGatgcgcgcggcggtggagcgggctcgcgcggcggctGAGCGGACCCTCATAGCCGACGAGCGGGCGCGTGCCACGATGCGTATGGTGGAGGAGCGGACATGTGCGGCGGAGCGCATGGCGGATGAGCGAGCCCATGCGGCGGACGAGCGGGCGCGCGCGATGGAGGAGCGGTCGGCCAGGGCAGAGGCTCGCTCGGccagggcggcggtggcggcggggtggacgcGCTCGGCCGGGGTGGGCACAGCGGAGTCGTGGCTGGCTGATCACCGGTACCCGTCAAGCAGGAGCAACTGCATGCAGTAG
- the LOC120670545 gene encoding serine/threonine-protein kinase Nek8-like isoform X2 has protein sequence MDGDSSRCGKLESILQDGSLEPHHLPLGYLRNITNNFSEERVLGEGGFGTVYKGVLPNGKTIAVKKFNSSSPGVKDRHFENEASHLTRLKHPNIVLLVGWCSETENIYVQYNGKYICAEKSERLLCLEYMPKGNLHEASGLGWDTRYKIIEGICCGLHYLHEEWQHSTPIIHMDLKPANILLDDNMVPKIADFGLSRLFSDEKTWTCTINRDGTLGYMAPEYINKGLITTKSDVFSLGVIIIEIVTGHRNYPDENCPDQTPQVIKKWRNRLQKTTSDEELYYYQQIRRCIQIGLVCVDLDGSKRPTTSQIIKMLHVESADLSGRKRQVYPCHMHVGDSGRGVRGEEAGPGPEGEMGGAERAQDGERRGLKCCAPPLYGNGGGSASGGGAQTPAAVVQHGGVVAMVGWTRSAGAHAEEASPAGAASVSHITSRRTGVTVGCTCSAWAHVAEVWTRWTGVGRTRAGQAAARAVDAPMRDADARSRAAGQAAARAADARVLAAGAADARGRAADERARATTRAAEERARSAAERTRIADERARTTMRAAVERARAAAERTLIADERARATMRMVEERTCAAERMADERAHAADERARAMEERSARAEARSARAAVAAGWTRSAGVGTAESWLADHRYPSSRSNCMQ, from the exons atgGACGGTGACTCTAGCAGATGTGGCAAGCTGGAGAGCATATTACAAGATGGAAGTTTAG AACCACACCATCTACCACTAGGATATTTGAGAAACATCACAAACAACTTCTCCGAGGAGCGGGTACTTGGTGAAGGTGGTTTCGGCACGGTATATAAG GGAGTGCTACCAAATGGGAAAACGATTGCTGTGAAAAAATTCAATTCGTCATCTCCAGGAGTTAAGGATAGGCATTTTGAGAATGAAGCCTCTCATCTTACGAGGCTTAAACACCCAAATATAGTGTTACTTGTAGGCTGGTGTTCTGAAACAGAGAATATATATGTACAGTACAATGGGAAATACATCTGCGCCGAGAAGTCAGAAAGGTTGCTTTGCTTGGAGTACATGCCTAAAGGAAACCTTC ATGAAGCGTCCGGACTTGGTTGGGACACACGCTACAAAATAATCGAGGGCATTTGTTGTGGTTTACATTATCTACACGAGGAATGGCAACATAGTACCCCTATTATTCACATGGATCTAAAACCTGCAAACATATTGCTTGATGACAATATGGTGCCTAAAATTGCGGACTTCGGCTTGTCCAGACTCTTCAGTGATGAGAAAACTTGGACTTGCACCATAAATCGTGATGGAACATT AGGTTACATGGCGCCGGAATACATAAACAAAGGTCTAATCACAACAAAGTCAGACGTATTCAGTTTGGGTGTTATAATCATAGAGATAGTGACCGGACACAGGAACTATCCAGACGAGAACTGTCCAGACCAGACTCCCCAG gTAATAAAGAAATGGAGAAATAGGCTGCAAAAGACAACGAGTGATGAAGAACTTTATTATTACCAGCAAATAAGAAGATGCATTCAGATAGGTCTGGTCTGTGTGGACCTTGATGGATCCAAAAGACCAACAACAAGCCAAATTATCAAGATGCTTCACGTAGAAAGTGCAGATTTAAGCGGGAGAAAAAGG CAAGTATACCCGTGCCATATGCATGTGGGCGATTCTGGGCGTGGAGTGCGGGGAGAAGAAGCGGGACCAGGACCCGAGGGGGAGATGGGAGGTGCAGAGCGCGCGCAAGATGGCGAGAGGCGAGGCCTGAAATGCTGTGCCCCACCACTCTACGGTAATGGAGGAGGAAGCGCAAGCGGGGGCGGAGCGCAGACGCCAGCTGCTGTGGTGCAGCACGGTGGCGTGGTAGCGATGGTGGGGTGGACGCGCTCGGCCGGGGCACACGCGGAGGAGGCGTCGCCGGCGGGTGCCGCCTCGGTGAGCCACATCACTTCCCGCAGGACAGGGGTGACGGTGGGGTGCACGTGCTCGGCCTGGGCGCACGTGGCGGAGGTGTGGACGCGCTGGACTGGGGTGGGGAGGACGCGCGCGGGGCAGGCGGCAGCGCGAGCGGTGGATGCACCGATGCGTGATGCGGATGCACGGTCACGCGCGGCGGGGCAAGCGGCAGCGCGCGCGGCGGATGCACGGGTGCTTGCTGCGGGCGCGGCGGATGCACGGGGGCGCGCGGCGGATGAGCGGGCACGTGCCAcgacgcgcgcggcggaggagcgggcTCGCTCGGCGGCTGAGCGGACCCGCATAGCGGATGAGCGGGCACGCACCACGatgcgcgcggcggtggagcgggctcgcgcggcggctGAGCGGACCCTCATAGCCGACGAGCGGGCGCGTGCCACGATGCGTATGGTGGAGGAGCGGACATGTGCGGCGGAGCGCATGGCGGATGAGCGAGCCCATGCGGCGGACGAGCGGGCGCGCGCGATGGAGGAGCGGTCGGCCAGGGCAGAGGCTCGCTCGGccagggcggcggtggcggcggggtggacgcGCTCGGCCGGGGTGGGCACAGCGGAGTCGTGGCTGGCTGATCACCGGTACCCGTCAAGCAGGAGCAACTGCATGCAGTAG
- the LOC120670545 gene encoding uncharacterized protein LOC120670545 isoform X3: MDGDSSRCGKLESILQDGSLEPHHLPLGYLRNITNNFSEERVLGEGGFGTVYKYNGKYICAEKSERLLCLEYMPKGNLRGYLSDEASGLGWDTRYKIIEGICCGLHYLHEEWQHSTPIIHMDLKPANILLDDNMVPKIADFGLSRLFSDEKTWTCTINRDGTLGYMAPEYINKGLITTKSDVFSLGVIIIEIVTGHRNYPDENCPDQTPQVIKKWRNRLQKTTSDEELYYYQQIRRCIQIGLVCVDLDGSKRPTTSQIIKMLHVESADLSGRKRQVYPCHMHVGDSGRGVRGEEAGPGPEGEMGGAERAQDGERRGLKCCAPPLYGNGGGSASGGGAQTPAAVVQHGGVVAMVGWTRSAGAHAEEASPAGAASVSHITSRRTGVTVGCTCSAWAHVAEVWTRWTGVGRTRAGQAAARAVDAPMRDADARSRAAGQAAARAADARVLAAGAADARGRAADERARATTRAAEERARSAAERTRIADERARTTMRAAVERARAAAERTLIADERARATMRMVEERTCAAERMADERAHAADERARAMEERSARAEARSARAAVAAGWTRSAGVGTAESWLADHRYPSSRSNCMQ, from the exons atgGACGGTGACTCTAGCAGATGTGGCAAGCTGGAGAGCATATTACAAGATGGAAGTTTAG AACCACACCATCTACCACTAGGATATTTGAGAAACATCACAAACAACTTCTCCGAGGAGCGGGTACTTGGTGAAGGTGGTTTCGGCACGGTATATAAG TACAATGGGAAATACATCTGCGCCGAGAAGTCAGAAAGGTTGCTTTGCTTGGAGTACATGCCTAAAGGAAACCTTCGTGGGTATCTTTCAG ATGAAGCGTCCGGACTTGGTTGGGACACACGCTACAAAATAATCGAGGGCATTTGTTGTGGTTTACATTATCTACACGAGGAATGGCAACATAGTACCCCTATTATTCACATGGATCTAAAACCTGCAAACATATTGCTTGATGACAATATGGTGCCTAAAATTGCGGACTTCGGCTTGTCCAGACTCTTCAGTGATGAGAAAACTTGGACTTGCACCATAAATCGTGATGGAACATT AGGTTACATGGCGCCGGAATACATAAACAAAGGTCTAATCACAACAAAGTCAGACGTATTCAGTTTGGGTGTTATAATCATAGAGATAGTGACCGGACACAGGAACTATCCAGACGAGAACTGTCCAGACCAGACTCCCCAG gTAATAAAGAAATGGAGAAATAGGCTGCAAAAGACAACGAGTGATGAAGAACTTTATTATTACCAGCAAATAAGAAGATGCATTCAGATAGGTCTGGTCTGTGTGGACCTTGATGGATCCAAAAGACCAACAACAAGCCAAATTATCAAGATGCTTCACGTAGAAAGTGCAGATTTAAGCGGGAGAAAAAGG CAAGTATACCCGTGCCATATGCATGTGGGCGATTCTGGGCGTGGAGTGCGGGGAGAAGAAGCGGGACCAGGACCCGAGGGGGAGATGGGAGGTGCAGAGCGCGCGCAAGATGGCGAGAGGCGAGGCCTGAAATGCTGTGCCCCACCACTCTACGGTAATGGAGGAGGAAGCGCAAGCGGGGGCGGAGCGCAGACGCCAGCTGCTGTGGTGCAGCACGGTGGCGTGGTAGCGATGGTGGGGTGGACGCGCTCGGCCGGGGCACACGCGGAGGAGGCGTCGCCGGCGGGTGCCGCCTCGGTGAGCCACATCACTTCCCGCAGGACAGGGGTGACGGTGGGGTGCACGTGCTCGGCCTGGGCGCACGTGGCGGAGGTGTGGACGCGCTGGACTGGGGTGGGGAGGACGCGCGCGGGGCAGGCGGCAGCGCGAGCGGTGGATGCACCGATGCGTGATGCGGATGCACGGTCACGCGCGGCGGGGCAAGCGGCAGCGCGCGCGGCGGATGCACGGGTGCTTGCTGCGGGCGCGGCGGATGCACGGGGGCGCGCGGCGGATGAGCGGGCACGTGCCAcgacgcgcgcggcggaggagcgggcTCGCTCGGCGGCTGAGCGGACCCGCATAGCGGATGAGCGGGCACGCACCACGatgcgcgcggcggtggagcgggctcgcgcggcggctGAGCGGACCCTCATAGCCGACGAGCGGGCGCGTGCCACGATGCGTATGGTGGAGGAGCGGACATGTGCGGCGGAGCGCATGGCGGATGAGCGAGCCCATGCGGCGGACGAGCGGGCGCGCGCGATGGAGGAGCGGTCGGCCAGGGCAGAGGCTCGCTCGGccagggcggcggtggcggcggggtggacgcGCTCGGCCGGGGTGGGCACAGCGGAGTCGTGGCTGGCTGATCACCGGTACCCGTCAAGCAGGAGCAACTGCATGCAGTAG
- the LOC120670545 gene encoding uncharacterized protein LOC120670545 isoform X4 → MDGDSSRCGKLESILQDGSLEPHHLPLGYLRNITNNFSEERVLGEGGFGTVYKYNGKYICAEKSERLLCLEYMPKGNLHEASGLGWDTRYKIIEGICCGLHYLHEEWQHSTPIIHMDLKPANILLDDNMVPKIADFGLSRLFSDEKTWTCTINRDGTLGYMAPEYINKGLITTKSDVFSLGVIIIEIVTGHRNYPDENCPDQTPQVIKKWRNRLQKTTSDEELYYYQQIRRCIQIGLVCVDLDGSKRPTTSQIIKMLHVESADLSGRKRQVYPCHMHVGDSGRGVRGEEAGPGPEGEMGGAERAQDGERRGLKCCAPPLYGNGGGSASGGGAQTPAAVVQHGGVVAMVGWTRSAGAHAEEASPAGAASVSHITSRRTGVTVGCTCSAWAHVAEVWTRWTGVGRTRAGQAAARAVDAPMRDADARSRAAGQAAARAADARVLAAGAADARGRAADERARATTRAAEERARSAAERTRIADERARTTMRAAVERARAAAERTLIADERARATMRMVEERTCAAERMADERAHAADERARAMEERSARAEARSARAAVAAGWTRSAGVGTAESWLADHRYPSSRSNCMQ, encoded by the exons atgGACGGTGACTCTAGCAGATGTGGCAAGCTGGAGAGCATATTACAAGATGGAAGTTTAG AACCACACCATCTACCACTAGGATATTTGAGAAACATCACAAACAACTTCTCCGAGGAGCGGGTACTTGGTGAAGGTGGTTTCGGCACGGTATATAAG TACAATGGGAAATACATCTGCGCCGAGAAGTCAGAAAGGTTGCTTTGCTTGGAGTACATGCCTAAAGGAAACCTTC ATGAAGCGTCCGGACTTGGTTGGGACACACGCTACAAAATAATCGAGGGCATTTGTTGTGGTTTACATTATCTACACGAGGAATGGCAACATAGTACCCCTATTATTCACATGGATCTAAAACCTGCAAACATATTGCTTGATGACAATATGGTGCCTAAAATTGCGGACTTCGGCTTGTCCAGACTCTTCAGTGATGAGAAAACTTGGACTTGCACCATAAATCGTGATGGAACATT AGGTTACATGGCGCCGGAATACATAAACAAAGGTCTAATCACAACAAAGTCAGACGTATTCAGTTTGGGTGTTATAATCATAGAGATAGTGACCGGACACAGGAACTATCCAGACGAGAACTGTCCAGACCAGACTCCCCAG gTAATAAAGAAATGGAGAAATAGGCTGCAAAAGACAACGAGTGATGAAGAACTTTATTATTACCAGCAAATAAGAAGATGCATTCAGATAGGTCTGGTCTGTGTGGACCTTGATGGATCCAAAAGACCAACAACAAGCCAAATTATCAAGATGCTTCACGTAGAAAGTGCAGATTTAAGCGGGAGAAAAAGG CAAGTATACCCGTGCCATATGCATGTGGGCGATTCTGGGCGTGGAGTGCGGGGAGAAGAAGCGGGACCAGGACCCGAGGGGGAGATGGGAGGTGCAGAGCGCGCGCAAGATGGCGAGAGGCGAGGCCTGAAATGCTGTGCCCCACCACTCTACGGTAATGGAGGAGGAAGCGCAAGCGGGGGCGGAGCGCAGACGCCAGCTGCTGTGGTGCAGCACGGTGGCGTGGTAGCGATGGTGGGGTGGACGCGCTCGGCCGGGGCACACGCGGAGGAGGCGTCGCCGGCGGGTGCCGCCTCGGTGAGCCACATCACTTCCCGCAGGACAGGGGTGACGGTGGGGTGCACGTGCTCGGCCTGGGCGCACGTGGCGGAGGTGTGGACGCGCTGGACTGGGGTGGGGAGGACGCGCGCGGGGCAGGCGGCAGCGCGAGCGGTGGATGCACCGATGCGTGATGCGGATGCACGGTCACGCGCGGCGGGGCAAGCGGCAGCGCGCGCGGCGGATGCACGGGTGCTTGCTGCGGGCGCGGCGGATGCACGGGGGCGCGCGGCGGATGAGCGGGCACGTGCCAcgacgcgcgcggcggaggagcgggcTCGCTCGGCGGCTGAGCGGACCCGCATAGCGGATGAGCGGGCACGCACCACGatgcgcgcggcggtggagcgggctcgcgcggcggctGAGCGGACCCTCATAGCCGACGAGCGGGCGCGTGCCACGATGCGTATGGTGGAGGAGCGGACATGTGCGGCGGAGCGCATGGCGGATGAGCGAGCCCATGCGGCGGACGAGCGGGCGCGCGCGATGGAGGAGCGGTCGGCCAGGGCAGAGGCTCGCTCGGccagggcggcggtggcggcggggtggacgcGCTCGGCCGGGGTGGGCACAGCGGAGTCGTGGCTGGCTGATCACCGGTACCCGTCAAGCAGGAGCAACTGCATGCAGTAG
- the LOC120670545 gene encoding uncharacterized protein LOC120670545 isoform X5 yields MYSTMGNTSAPRSQKGCFAWSTCLKETFVDEASGLGWDTRYKIIEGICCGLHYLHEEWQHSTPIIHMDLKPANILLDDNMVPKIADFGLSRLFSDEKTWTCTINRDGTLGYMAPEYINKGLITTKSDVFSLGVIIIEIVTGHRNYPDENCPDQTPQVIKKWRNRLQKTTSDEELYYYQQIRRCIQIGLVCVDLDGSKRPTTSQIIKMLHVESADLSGRKRQVYPCHMHVGDSGRGVRGEEAGPGPEGEMGGAERAQDGERRGLKCCAPPLYGNGGGSASGGGAQTPAAVVQHGGVVAMVGWTRSAGAHAEEASPAGAASVSHITSRRTGVTVGCTCSAWAHVAEVWTRWTGVGRTRAGQAAARAVDAPMRDADARSRAAGQAAARAADARVLAAGAADARGRAADERARATTRAAEERARSAAERTRIADERARTTMRAAVERARAAAERTLIADERARATMRMVEERTCAAERMADERAHAADERARAMEERSARAEARSARAAVAAGWTRSAGVGTAESWLADHRYPSSRSNCMQ; encoded by the exons ATGTACAGTACAATGGGAAATACATCTGCGCCGAGAAGTCAGAAAGGTTGCTTTGCTTGGAGTACATGCCTAAAGGAAACCTTCGTGG ATGAAGCGTCCGGACTTGGTTGGGACACACGCTACAAAATAATCGAGGGCATTTGTTGTGGTTTACATTATCTACACGAGGAATGGCAACATAGTACCCCTATTATTCACATGGATCTAAAACCTGCAAACATATTGCTTGATGACAATATGGTGCCTAAAATTGCGGACTTCGGCTTGTCCAGACTCTTCAGTGATGAGAAAACTTGGACTTGCACCATAAATCGTGATGGAACATT AGGTTACATGGCGCCGGAATACATAAACAAAGGTCTAATCACAACAAAGTCAGACGTATTCAGTTTGGGTGTTATAATCATAGAGATAGTGACCGGACACAGGAACTATCCAGACGAGAACTGTCCAGACCAGACTCCCCAG gTAATAAAGAAATGGAGAAATAGGCTGCAAAAGACAACGAGTGATGAAGAACTTTATTATTACCAGCAAATAAGAAGATGCATTCAGATAGGTCTGGTCTGTGTGGACCTTGATGGATCCAAAAGACCAACAACAAGCCAAATTATCAAGATGCTTCACGTAGAAAGTGCAGATTTAAGCGGGAGAAAAAGG CAAGTATACCCGTGCCATATGCATGTGGGCGATTCTGGGCGTGGAGTGCGGGGAGAAGAAGCGGGACCAGGACCCGAGGGGGAGATGGGAGGTGCAGAGCGCGCGCAAGATGGCGAGAGGCGAGGCCTGAAATGCTGTGCCCCACCACTCTACGGTAATGGAGGAGGAAGCGCAAGCGGGGGCGGAGCGCAGACGCCAGCTGCTGTGGTGCAGCACGGTGGCGTGGTAGCGATGGTGGGGTGGACGCGCTCGGCCGGGGCACACGCGGAGGAGGCGTCGCCGGCGGGTGCCGCCTCGGTGAGCCACATCACTTCCCGCAGGACAGGGGTGACGGTGGGGTGCACGTGCTCGGCCTGGGCGCACGTGGCGGAGGTGTGGACGCGCTGGACTGGGGTGGGGAGGACGCGCGCGGGGCAGGCGGCAGCGCGAGCGGTGGATGCACCGATGCGTGATGCGGATGCACGGTCACGCGCGGCGGGGCAAGCGGCAGCGCGCGCGGCGGATGCACGGGTGCTTGCTGCGGGCGCGGCGGATGCACGGGGGCGCGCGGCGGATGAGCGGGCACGTGCCAcgacgcgcgcggcggaggagcgggcTCGCTCGGCGGCTGAGCGGACCCGCATAGCGGATGAGCGGGCACGCACCACGatgcgcgcggcggtggagcgggctcgcgcggcggctGAGCGGACCCTCATAGCCGACGAGCGGGCGCGTGCCACGATGCGTATGGTGGAGGAGCGGACATGTGCGGCGGAGCGCATGGCGGATGAGCGAGCCCATGCGGCGGACGAGCGGGCGCGCGCGATGGAGGAGCGGTCGGCCAGGGCAGAGGCTCGCTCGGccagggcggcggtggcggcggggtggacgcGCTCGGCCGGGGTGGGCACAGCGGAGTCGTGGCTGGCTGATCACCGGTACCCGTCAAGCAGGAGCAACTGCATGCAGTAG
- the LOC120670545 gene encoding uncharacterized protein LOC120670545 isoform X6: protein MGNTSAPRSQKGCFAWSTCLKETFVDEASGLGWDTRYKIIEGICCGLHYLHEEWQHSTPIIHMDLKPANILLDDNMVPKIADFGLSRLFSDEKTWTCTINRDGTLGYMAPEYINKGLITTKSDVFSLGVIIIEIVTGHRNYPDENCPDQTPQVIKKWRNRLQKTTSDEELYYYQQIRRCIQIGLVCVDLDGSKRPTTSQIIKMLHVESADLSGRKRQVYPCHMHVGDSGRGVRGEEAGPGPEGEMGGAERAQDGERRGLKCCAPPLYGNGGGSASGGGAQTPAAVVQHGGVVAMVGWTRSAGAHAEEASPAGAASVSHITSRRTGVTVGCTCSAWAHVAEVWTRWTGVGRTRAGQAAARAVDAPMRDADARSRAAGQAAARAADARVLAAGAADARGRAADERARATTRAAEERARSAAERTRIADERARTTMRAAVERARAAAERTLIADERARATMRMVEERTCAAERMADERAHAADERARAMEERSARAEARSARAAVAAGWTRSAGVGTAESWLADHRYPSSRSNCMQ, encoded by the exons ATGGGAAATACATCTGCGCCGAGAAGTCAGAAAGGTTGCTTTGCTTGGAGTACATGCCTAAAGGAAACCTTCGTGG ATGAAGCGTCCGGACTTGGTTGGGACACACGCTACAAAATAATCGAGGGCATTTGTTGTGGTTTACATTATCTACACGAGGAATGGCAACATAGTACCCCTATTATTCACATGGATCTAAAACCTGCAAACATATTGCTTGATGACAATATGGTGCCTAAAATTGCGGACTTCGGCTTGTCCAGACTCTTCAGTGATGAGAAAACTTGGACTTGCACCATAAATCGTGATGGAACATT AGGTTACATGGCGCCGGAATACATAAACAAAGGTCTAATCACAACAAAGTCAGACGTATTCAGTTTGGGTGTTATAATCATAGAGATAGTGACCGGACACAGGAACTATCCAGACGAGAACTGTCCAGACCAGACTCCCCAG gTAATAAAGAAATGGAGAAATAGGCTGCAAAAGACAACGAGTGATGAAGAACTTTATTATTACCAGCAAATAAGAAGATGCATTCAGATAGGTCTGGTCTGTGTGGACCTTGATGGATCCAAAAGACCAACAACAAGCCAAATTATCAAGATGCTTCACGTAGAAAGTGCAGATTTAAGCGGGAGAAAAAGG CAAGTATACCCGTGCCATATGCATGTGGGCGATTCTGGGCGTGGAGTGCGGGGAGAAGAAGCGGGACCAGGACCCGAGGGGGAGATGGGAGGTGCAGAGCGCGCGCAAGATGGCGAGAGGCGAGGCCTGAAATGCTGTGCCCCACCACTCTACGGTAATGGAGGAGGAAGCGCAAGCGGGGGCGGAGCGCAGACGCCAGCTGCTGTGGTGCAGCACGGTGGCGTGGTAGCGATGGTGGGGTGGACGCGCTCGGCCGGGGCACACGCGGAGGAGGCGTCGCCGGCGGGTGCCGCCTCGGTGAGCCACATCACTTCCCGCAGGACAGGGGTGACGGTGGGGTGCACGTGCTCGGCCTGGGCGCACGTGGCGGAGGTGTGGACGCGCTGGACTGGGGTGGGGAGGACGCGCGCGGGGCAGGCGGCAGCGCGAGCGGTGGATGCACCGATGCGTGATGCGGATGCACGGTCACGCGCGGCGGGGCAAGCGGCAGCGCGCGCGGCGGATGCACGGGTGCTTGCTGCGGGCGCGGCGGATGCACGGGGGCGCGCGGCGGATGAGCGGGCACGTGCCAcgacgcgcgcggcggaggagcgggcTCGCTCGGCGGCTGAGCGGACCCGCATAGCGGATGAGCGGGCACGCACCACGatgcgcgcggcggtggagcgggctcgcgcggcggctGAGCGGACCCTCATAGCCGACGAGCGGGCGCGTGCCACGATGCGTATGGTGGAGGAGCGGACATGTGCGGCGGAGCGCATGGCGGATGAGCGAGCCCATGCGGCGGACGAGCGGGCGCGCGCGATGGAGGAGCGGTCGGCCAGGGCAGAGGCTCGCTCGGccagggcggcggtggcggcggggtggacgcGCTCGGCCGGGGTGGGCACAGCGGAGTCGTGGCTGGCTGATCACCGGTACCCGTCAAGCAGGAGCAACTGCATGCAGTAG